The Coleofasciculaceae cyanobacterium sequence GCTATTAACTCGTTCTAAAAATAATTGATACAAAACAGAGGTAATTTTCATAAAAATATCACAATGAAAAAGAGTAGATTATTGCGACTAGACTATCATTATTATCTCTTGAGGTTAAAATGTCGAAAAAACAAAAACTAAAGTTCCCCTACTTAATTGGCTCAAAATGGACGGCCAAACAAAAAACATGGGGGTGGAGACATTTTCAGGTAACTAATCGCAAAAATCAAGGAAAATGGATCTTTGCCGAGATGGTAGCATCTTGCGATTCTCAAACCCGCTTTTGGGTTAATGCGTCTCAGCTTAAGGACGATTCCTTATGGCTACCAGGATGGAAAACGCTCCAAGAGATAAAAAAAACTGAGAGCTATGGTGATGCTAATAATTCTAGCTATTAATCTCGTTTATAAGTTTAAAGATTGAATCAAGTTGTTGCTAACAATTTTAATAAAATGGCTTGAAAAGATAATAGCATTATCTTTGATAATTGTTTTTTGGTTTATAAATAAAAATTGTAAATATCAATGAATAATGCACCAGTAACATTATTAAATATTGACAAAACAGACAAAAAAATTTTGCTGGTCGATCATCTTTCTTTAATTAGAGAAGAAGGAGAAATATTGGGTATTTTAGGAGCAAACGGTGCAGGCAAATCAAACACAATTCGGATGCTAACCACTCTATCACAACCAAATTAATACGTTGGCTAGAAATATCTCGGCGAAGAGCGATCGCCTATAATTACTAGTGAACGGGACTCGGTCTTCTGCGGTCAGTTTTTTCCAGACACAAAAGCAGCATAAGCAATAAATGATTCAAGCATTAAGAGGAACAAGAGATATTTTGCCAGAGGAAGTTGGATACTGGCAGTTAATTGAAGCAACGGTCAAAGAAATATTGGGTCGGGCGGTATATCAAGAGATTCGTACGCCAATTTTTGAGCAGACAGCATTATTTGAGCGCGGGATTGGAGAAGCTACTGACGTAGTAGGTAAAGAAATGTATACCTTTAGTAGTCGAGGAGATAAGTCTATTACTCTTAGACCTGAAGGTACGGCAGGAGTAGTCAGAGCTTATATTCAAAATAAGCTTCATGCCCAAGGAGGTGTACAGCGACTTTGGTATACGGGTCCGATGTTTCGTTATGAACGACCACAAGCTGGTCGTCAGCGTCAGTTTCATCAAGTCGGTTTAGAATTACTAGGCTGTGATGCTCCTCGTGCAGATGTCGAAGTTATCGCCTTAGCTACTGATA is a genomic window containing:
- a CDS encoding TIGR02450 family Trp-rich protein, translated to MSKKQKLKFPYLIGSKWTAKQKTWGWRHFQVTNRKNQGKWIFAEMVASCDSQTRFWVNASQLKDDSLWLPGWKTLQEIKKTESYGDANNSSY
- a CDS encoding ATP-binding cassette domain-containing protein, whose amino-acid sequence is MNNAPVTLLNIDKTDKKILLVDHLSLIREEGEILGILGANGAGKSNTIRMLTTLSQPN